From a single Hippoglossus stenolepis isolate QCI-W04-F060 chromosome 2, HSTE1.2, whole genome shotgun sequence genomic region:
- the LOC118125257 gene encoding ras-related protein Rab-33B, whose translation MFTDESIVCVESPARHWSAPHSANTNQRKRSSRRGGKLLSLIRDAAVSPPAGSVSSQSVCFCCSCIFGETTFLCRMESSLEFSNSLGSVSSLSRCRTFKVLVIGDSGVGKTCLTHRLCAGQFPSRVEATIGVDFRERLLDVDGEILKLQLWDTAGQERFRKSMVQHYYRNVHAVLFIYDVTYPASFSGLVSWIEECRQNSVGQKIPRFLVGNKSDLRNPRTTEGQVNQEQAMSFAKAHGMMFFETSAKNPPLKRVNGQRGDGEVSYQQDKVEDIVIAVGAKLKRQKKPLAANTVTYNGSFKVSKKRADKEQWTCC comes from the exons ATGTTTACAGATGAGTCCATCGTGTGTGTGGAGAGTCCTGCTCGTCATTGGTCAGCTCCTCACTCTGCAAACACCAATCAGAGGAAGCGAAGCAGCAGACGAGGAGGGAAGTTGTTGAGTCTGATCAGAGACGCTGCAGTTTCACCTCCAGCAGGAAGCGTGTCTTcccaaagtgtttgtttttgctgcagctgcatcttcggagagaccacatttctctgCAGGATGGAGTCATCGCTGGAGTTTTCCAACTCTCTGGGCAGTGTGTCCTCTCTGAGCCGCTGTCGGACCTTTAAGGTGCTGGTGATCGGAGACTCCGGGGTGGGGAAGACCTGCCTCACACACCGGCTCTGCGCCGGACAGTTCCCCAGCAGAGTGGAGGCCACCATCGGGGTGGACTTCCGCGAGAGGCTGCTGGACGTCGATGGAGAAATATTAAAG CTCCAGCTGTGGGACACAGCGGGACAGGAGCGCTTTCGTAAGTCCATGGTGCAGCATTACTATCGGAATGTCCACGCCGTGCTCTTCATTTATGATGTCACCTACCCCGCCAGTTTCAGTGGCCTGGTTTCCTGGATAGAAGAGTGTAGGCAGAACTCAGTGGGCCAGAAAATCCCCAG GTTCCTGGTGGGTAACAAAAGTGACCTCCGTAACCCCAGAACGACTGAGGGCCAGGTGAACCAGGAGCAGGCGATGAGCTTCGCCAAGGCCCATGGCATGATGTTCTTTGAGACGTCGGCCAAGAACCCGCCACTCAAGCGTGTGAACGGACAGCGAGGCGACGGAGAGGTTTCATATCAGCAGGATAAGGTGGAGGACATCGTCATCGCTGTCGGCGCCAAGCTGAAGCGACAGAAAAAACCTTTGGCAGCGAACACTGTGACGTACAATGGGTCCTTTAAAGTGAGCAAGAAAAGAGCCGATAAAGAGCAGTGGACCTGCTgctga